The stretch of DNA AAGCGGTGAGATGCGCATAAGTAATTTTCTTCTCTGGCAGCTTTCTTACGCGGAACTCTATTTTCCTAAGAAATACTGGCCGGATTTTAGGCAAGAGGATTTTAAGAAGGCAATATCTGTTTACGCTAAAAGAGAAAGGCGTTTCGGTAAAGTAGATGTTTATTAAAAGGCTTTTGAGCACTATTATTCTGGTGTCCATTATTGTTGTGGCTGTGCGCATAGACTGGCTTTGCGCGTTTGCGGTTTGCGGATTTATTGCGGTAGGGCTTTATGAATTCTTTACCATGCTTGAGAAAAAAGGCATTAATATCTATAAATATTTTGGCATTGGTATGGGGCTTATTATCCCGGTGTCAATTGCTATACATTTTGAGCTTACTAAGAAATGGGAACTTCTTTTTATCGTGCTTGCCTTGCTGCTTTTAATCGTAATGCAATTCAGGCGCAGGCAGAATCAAGGGGTAATCGTAGGCATATCCACTACTATATTCGGGATTATTTATGTGGCATGGTTCTTTTCATTTATGATTAAGATCCGTTATCTTGACGGGGGGATGGGGTTCTTAGCCGCCTTGTTGTTGATTACTAAGCTTGGGGATATCGGGGCATATTTAATAGGAAGCCGTTTTGGAAAAACCCCGCTTATGCCGCGGGTAAGCCCCAAGAAATCAGTAGAGGGGGCTGTTGCAAGCTTGGTTTTCAGTATAATTGGAGCTTTGGTCAGCAGGCCTTTTTTGGGGTTTGATTATATACATCTTGCGTTGTTAGGGGCTTCTCTTTCAGTGTTGGGGCAGTTGGGGGATTTGTCGGAATCCCTGATGAAGCGCGATTGTCAGGTAAAAGATTCAGGCAATATTATCCCGGGCATGGGAGGCGTATTGGATGAAATAGACAGCCTGCTTTTTACCGCTCCGGTATTTTATTTTTATTTAAGCGTAACCCTATGAAACGCATCGCTATTTTAGGCTCTACCGGTTCAATCGGGAAGAATGCTTTAGAGGTAATCAACCTTTTTCCGGATAGGTTCAAGGTGGTTTTTTTAAGCGCTAATTCCAATGTCAAGCTTCTTGAAGAACAGGCGCTTAGATTTTCTCCAGAATGCATTAGTGTTTGCGATAAAGACGCTCTTTTAAAATTGAAAGGTAAAATAAAAGGATCCATAAGGCTTGTTTCTGAAGATGCCATAGAAGAGATGCTTTCTTCTTGCCGGGCAGACTTAGTGGTTTTAGCCATAAGCGGTTCAGCCGCGCTTCGGCCGCTGCTTTGTTCTATAAACGCCGGATGTGACGTGGCTATGGCCAATAAGGAGGCGCTTGTTTGCGCGGGAGAAATAATCATGGCGCGCGCCAGAAGCAAGAAGATTAAAATCCTCCCCGTTGATAGCGAGCAATCGGCGATCTGGCAGTGCCTGGAAGGTGAGGATAGGAATTTCTTAAAAAAAGTTTATTTGACTGCTTCTGGCGGGCCGTTTTTGGAAGCGCCTTTAAGAAATTTAAAGAATATTTCAGTTGAAAAAGTGCTTGCCCATCCGCGCTGGAATATGGGCAGGAAAATAAGCGTGGATTCAGCCACTTTAGTGAATAAAGGCTTAGAGGTGATTGAGGCGATGCATTTATTCGGCCTTGATGTAAATCAAATAAAGGTGCTTATTCATCCCCAGGCGATCGTTCACTCTATGGTGGAATTTGTTGACGGATCGCTTAAGGCGCAGGCTTCCGTAACTGATATGCGTATTCCCATACAATACGCGCTTTCTTATCCAGAAAGGCTTCCGGCAAAAAGCAGTTTGTTCCTTGATTTTTATAAATTAAAAGAATTAAATTTTGATAAGCCTGATCTTAAGAAATTTCCTTGTTTAGGTTTTGCTTTAGAAGTAGCTAAGAAAATGGGCAATGCCCCGTGCATTTTTAGTGCCGCAAGCGAAAAGGCCACCGAAGCGTTTTTAGAAAAAAGAATCGGATTTTTAGACATACCAAAAGTTATAGAATATGTTCTTAGCAAAAGCTGTTATATTAAAACAATAGATTTAGGCGTTCTTCTTAGAGAAGACGCCTGGGCAAAAGAAACAGCATTGGCAAAAATTGAAAGGATAGGGCATTAATGGGCGTTTTAGCTTTTTTCTTGATCTTGGGGATTTTGATTATTGTGCATGAGTTTGGCCATTTTATTATTGCCCGAAAGGCGGGGATAAGGGTTGAGAAATTTTCTTTAGGGTTCGGCCCGGCGATCTTAAGGAAAAAGACTAAGCAAACGGAATATACTTTAAACGCTGTTGCTTTGGGCGGGTATGTCAAGTTAGCCGGAGACAGCCTTGAGGATTATACCGGTAAAGCCGATGAGTATTTAGCGCAAAAGCCATCGCGCAGAGCCGCGGTGGTTTTTGCCGGACCGCTTTTGAATTACCTCTTGGGGATTTTTTGTTTTTGGTTGATATTCGTAGTCGGCTACCCGGCGCTTACCAATAAAGTCGGAGGGCTTCTTGACGGCTATGGAGCAAAAACTGCCGGTATCCAAGCGGGCGATAAGATTGTAAACATTAATGGCAAGCGAATCTTATTTTGGGAAGAATTGCAAAGGCAGGTTCAGGATGCTTCGGACAAAAGTTCCCTGGAGGTAGTAGTTTTAAGGGGGGAAAAAGAAATAAATTTTACCATTCCCCTTAAAGATAAACAGGTTGAGGACTTGATCGGCCAAAAAAAGCGCGTTGGCCTTTTGGGGGTAATTCCTGCGGAAGAATTCGTTACGGTTAGATACAATCCTTTTAAGGCGCTTTATTACGCTAGTTTAAAAAGTGTAGACTTGACGGTTATGACTTACAGGGCGCTTTGGTTTATGGTTTCAGGGAGACTTTCTTTCCGCGATTCAGTAACCGGACCATTAGGGATTTTTTATATTACCAATAAAACCGCTGGTTTAGGCATATTGGCATTGGTGCATTTGGTGGGGATTTTAAGCATTAGTTTAGCGCTTTTTAATATTTTACCTTTCCCGGTCTTAGACGGTGGACATCTTTTCTTTCTCTTGGTTGAGAAAATACGCGGCAAAGGTTTAAGCCCTAAGGCAGATCAGATAGTGGCTAATTTTGGCATGACTGCGATTATCGCCTTAGCTATTTTTGTTACTTATAATGATATTTTAAAATTCAAAGACAAGTTATTCGGTTTTTTTATTAAATAAAAATGCGGATTAAAAGAAGAAAAACAAGGATCATTAAGGTTGGGAATGTTTTTTTAGGCGGCAACTATCCTGTTGCGGTGCAGTCCATGGCAAAATACAAGACCTCGGACTGCGAGGCGGTTATCCGTCAGATAAATAAGCTTTCTTCTTGCGGCTGCGAGATTGTGCGTTTGGCAATAAAAGATACCGACGACGCGCTTGCCGTGAAAAGGATTAAGTCTTCTGTTAGAATTCCGCTTGTGGCGGATATACATTTTAATTATAAGTTTGCTATTGCCGCCATTGAAAACGGGATTGATAAGATAAGGCTTAATCCGGGGAATATTTATAAAACTAAAGAAGTAAATGCGGTTGTGGATTCAGCTAAGGCGCATCATATCCCGATAAGGGTAGGGCTTAATTCCGGGTCGTTGCGTTCTGATTATAAAGGCATTGCCTTAGGGATGGTAAAGTCAGCTTTAGGCTATATCAAAGTATTAGAGAAAAGAAATTTTCATGATATTGTAGTTTCCTTAAAAGCCTCCAATATTTTAGACACCGTAGAGGCCTATCGTAAGATGAGTTCTGTTTGCGATTATCCGCTGCATTTGGGCCTAACTGCTACTGGGCTTCCTAAGCAGGGGATGGTCAGCTCTTCCATCGCAATAGGGGCTTTGCTTTTAGACGGTATCGGTGATACAATAAGGATATCCTTAACCGATAAGCCCGAAGAGGAAGCCAGAGCCGCGCGTTGGATATTACAGGCTTTGGGCTTGCGTAATTTTGGTTTTGAGGTAATAAGCTGTCCTACTTGCGGCAGATGTGAAGTAGATTTAGTTAATATTGTGCGTGATTTTGAGAATCAGCTATCAGCTATCAGCTGTCAGCTTTCAGCTAAACCGATTAAAGTGGCACTCATGGGCTGCGTGGTCAATGGCCCTGGTGAAGCAAAGCACGCTGATATAGGAGTTGCCTTTGGTAAAAAAGATGGGCTTTTGTTTAAGAAAGGAAAGCCTGTATCCAAGGTCTCCACAGATAGTTGCGTGGAAACGCTTATTAAACAGCTAAGGAGTTTTTCATGTCGCGGGAAATAAAAGAAAAAATAAAAAATAAGATCATTAGCCAGTACAGCGGGCTTTTACTTAATAACGCTGATAAACAGTTAATGCGCCAGAAAGTAGCAGATGCCGTTGATATTTTAATTACAGAAGATTTCCCGAAGTTAGAAGATGAGGTGAAGGCTAAATTAAAAGAAGAACTAACAGACGAGTTGACCGGATTAGGCCCCATAGAAAAACTTATGCTTGACCCTCAGGTTACTGAGGTGATGATAAACGGCCCGCGTAAGGTGTACGCGGAAATAGGCGGAAAAACCAAACTGACAAATGTTGCCTTTGACAATGAAGCGCATTTGATGTATTTCTTGAATAAAATGCTTCTTCCCACCCGCCGCCGGGTTGATGAAAGCCTGCCCTACACGGAAATTGCCC from Candidatus Omnitrophota bacterium encodes:
- a CDS encoding phosphatidate cytidylyltransferase encodes the protein MFIKRLLSTIILVSIIVVAVRIDWLCAFAVCGFIAVGLYEFFTMLEKKGINIYKYFGIGMGLIIPVSIAIHFELTKKWELLFIVLALLLLIVMQFRRRQNQGVIVGISTTIFGIIYVAWFFSFMIKIRYLDGGMGFLAALLLITKLGDIGAYLIGSRFGKTPLMPRVSPKKSVEGAVASLVFSIIGALVSRPFLGFDYIHLALLGASLSVLGQLGDLSESLMKRDCQVKDSGNIIPGMGGVLDEIDSLLFTAPVFYFYLSVTL
- the rseP gene encoding RIP metalloprotease RseP; this translates as MGVLAFFLILGILIIVHEFGHFIIARKAGIRVEKFSLGFGPAILRKKTKQTEYTLNAVALGGYVKLAGDSLEDYTGKADEYLAQKPSRRAAVVFAGPLLNYLLGIFCFWLIFVVGYPALTNKVGGLLDGYGAKTAGIQAGDKIVNINGKRILFWEELQRQVQDASDKSSLEVVVLRGEKEINFTIPLKDKQVEDLIGQKKRVGLLGVIPAEEFVTVRYNPFKALYYASLKSVDLTVMTYRALWFMVSGRLSFRDSVTGPLGIFYITNKTAGLGILALVHLVGILSISLALFNILPFPVLDGGHLFFLLVEKIRGKGLSPKADQIVANFGMTAIIALAIFVTYNDILKFKDKLFGFFIK
- the dxr gene encoding 1-deoxy-D-xylulose-5-phosphate reductoisomerase, which codes for MKRIAILGSTGSIGKNALEVINLFPDRFKVVFLSANSNVKLLEEQALRFSPECISVCDKDALLKLKGKIKGSIRLVSEDAIEEMLSSCRADLVVLAISGSAALRPLLCSINAGCDVAMANKEALVCAGEIIMARARSKKIKILPVDSEQSAIWQCLEGEDRNFLKKVYLTASGGPFLEAPLRNLKNISVEKVLAHPRWNMGRKISVDSATLVNKGLEVIEAMHLFGLDVNQIKVLIHPQAIVHSMVEFVDGSLKAQASVTDMRIPIQYALSYPERLPAKSSLFLDFYKLKELNFDKPDLKKFPCLGFALEVAKKMGNAPCIFSAASEKATEAFLEKRIGFLDIPKVIEYVLSKSCYIKTIDLGVLLREDAWAKETALAKIERIGH
- the ispG gene encoding flavodoxin-dependent (E)-4-hydroxy-3-methylbut-2-enyl-diphosphate synthase — translated: MRIKRRKTRIIKVGNVFLGGNYPVAVQSMAKYKTSDCEAVIRQINKLSSCGCEIVRLAIKDTDDALAVKRIKSSVRIPLVADIHFNYKFAIAAIENGIDKIRLNPGNIYKTKEVNAVVDSAKAHHIPIRVGLNSGSLRSDYKGIALGMVKSALGYIKVLEKRNFHDIVVSLKASNILDTVEAYRKMSSVCDYPLHLGLTATGLPKQGMVSSSIAIGALLLDGIGDTIRISLTDKPEEEARAARWILQALGLRNFGFEVISCPTCGRCEVDLVNIVRDFENQLSAISCQLSAKPIKVALMGCVVNGPGEAKHADIGVAFGKKDGLLFKKGKPVSKVSTDSCVETLIKQLRSFSCRGK